The following coding sequences are from one Mesorhizobium terrae window:
- a CDS encoding ABC transporter ATP-binding protein, producing MAGVILSEVKKQFGNVAVIKGVDLEIADGEFCVFVGPSGCGKSTLLRSIAGLEEISSGTMRIGGADMTNVGPSDRGVAMVFQSYALYPHMTVAENVGFGLRMTGHPKAEIERRTARAAAMLQLEPLLQRKPSQLSGGQRQRVAIGRAIVRDPKVFLFDEPLSNLDAALRVQMRTEITKLHQDLGVTMIYVTHDQVEAMTMADQIVVLSAGRIEQAGSPLELYHRPRNMFVAGFIGSPKMNFIKVSAERVGPRLAVDLPGGVALTLDVAGSAAATRPPAVLGVRPEHLTIGGSSSVSLEGKVRLAEYLGSETMFYLTLADGTELTIKADGLMSSKIGSSLKVGIPAAACHLFDDAGEAILNGDLTR from the coding sequence GGTGTCATACTGAGCGAGGTGAAGAAGCAGTTCGGCAACGTCGCCGTCATCAAGGGCGTCGATCTGGAGATTGCCGACGGGGAATTCTGCGTGTTCGTCGGCCCCTCGGGATGCGGAAAGTCGACGCTCCTGCGCTCGATCGCGGGGCTCGAGGAGATTTCGTCCGGGACTATGCGGATCGGAGGCGCCGACATGACCAATGTCGGACCGTCCGACCGGGGCGTGGCCATGGTGTTCCAGTCCTATGCACTATACCCGCATATGACGGTCGCCGAGAATGTCGGGTTTGGCCTGCGGATGACGGGCCATCCGAAGGCCGAGATCGAGCGGCGCACCGCCAGGGCGGCGGCCATGCTGCAACTTGAGCCGCTGCTGCAGCGCAAGCCGTCGCAATTGTCGGGCGGGCAGCGGCAGCGTGTCGCCATCGGTCGCGCCATCGTGCGCGATCCGAAAGTGTTTCTCTTCGACGAGCCACTGTCCAATCTCGACGCCGCGTTACGCGTGCAGATGCGAACCGAGATCACCAAGCTGCATCAGGACCTCGGCGTCACCATGATCTACGTCACGCACGACCAGGTCGAGGCGATGACCATGGCTGACCAGATCGTGGTTCTGAGCGCTGGGCGCATCGAGCAGGCAGGCTCGCCCCTGGAGCTCTACCACCGGCCGCGAAACATGTTCGTGGCCGGCTTCATCGGCTCGCCCAAGATGAATTTCATAAAGGTATCGGCGGAGCGGGTGGGGCCGCGGCTGGCCGTCGACCTCCCCGGCGGCGTGGCATTGACGCTCGACGTGGCCGGCTCGGCGGCGGCGACGCGCCCGCCGGCGGTGCTCGGAGTGCGTCCCGAACACCTGACCATCGGTGGATCGAGCTCGGTGAGCCTGGAAGGCAAGGTGCGCCTTGCCGAATATCTCGGCTCGGAAACCATGTTCTACCTGACGCTTGCCGACGGAACCGAGCTTACGATCAAGGCCGACGGGTTGATGAGCAGCAAGATCGGATCGTCGCTCAAGGTCGGAATTCCCGCAGCTGCCTGCCATCTTTTCGATGACGCGGGCGAGGCGATCCTCAATGGAGACCTGACGCGATAA